The Aeromicrobium senzhongii genome includes a window with the following:
- the tyrS gene encoding tyrosine--tRNA ligase, translating to MTNHVIDDLQARGLIAHSTDLDALRAEMDAGPITYYVGFDPTAPSLHVGNLLQILTARRLQLAGHRPLLLVGGSTGLIGDPKQSGERVMNSKETVAEWVDRIQAQVSRFVEFGGDNGATVVNNLDWTQPMSVVDFLRDIGKHFPVNRMLARDVVASRLESGISYTEFSYILLQSMDYLELYRRHGAVLQTGGSDQWGNLTGGVELIRRADGGKVHALATPLITKADGTKFGKTESGTIWLDPDLMSPYAFYQSWIQAEDSKVGEYLKQFTFLSVEEVDALMAEHEQRPGARAAQRRLAAELTTLVHGESETQAAELASGALFGRGELRDLPESTLAAALREAGAVEVSPETTLVDALIASGLAESKSAARRAVADGGAYVNNERVDDPDQTFSGDQLLHGGWVVLRKGKRSVSGVRVV from the coding sequence GTGACGAACCATGTGATCGACGACCTGCAGGCGCGCGGACTGATCGCGCACTCGACCGACCTCGACGCTCTACGCGCCGAGATGGATGCGGGGCCGATCACGTATTACGTCGGTTTCGACCCGACGGCCCCGAGCCTGCACGTGGGCAACTTGCTCCAGATCCTGACCGCCCGGCGCCTGCAGCTGGCCGGCCACCGGCCGCTGCTGCTCGTGGGCGGATCGACGGGCCTCATCGGCGATCCGAAGCAGTCCGGTGAGCGCGTCATGAACTCCAAGGAGACCGTCGCCGAGTGGGTCGACCGGATCCAGGCCCAGGTCTCGCGCTTCGTCGAGTTCGGGGGCGACAACGGCGCGACCGTCGTCAACAACCTGGACTGGACCCAGCCGATGTCCGTGGTCGACTTCCTGCGCGACATCGGCAAGCACTTCCCCGTCAACCGGATGCTGGCGCGCGACGTCGTGGCCAGCCGGCTCGAGTCGGGGATCAGCTACACCGAGTTCAGCTACATCCTGTTGCAGTCGATGGACTACCTCGAGCTCTACCGACGGCACGGGGCGGTGCTCCAGACCGGCGGCAGCGACCAGTGGGGCAACCTGACCGGCGGCGTCGAGCTGATCCGGCGGGCTGACGGCGGCAAGGTCCACGCGCTGGCCACGCCGCTGATCACGAAGGCCGACGGGACCAAGTTCGGCAAGACCGAGTCCGGCACGATCTGGCTCGACCCGGACCTGATGAGCCCGTACGCGTTCTACCAGTCCTGGATCCAGGCCGAGGACTCGAAGGTGGGGGAGTACCTCAAGCAGTTCACGTTCCTGTCCGTCGAGGAGGTGGACGCCCTGATGGCCGAGCACGAGCAGCGGCCGGGGGCGCGAGCCGCCCAGCGCCGGCTGGCGGCGGAGCTGACCACGCTCGTGCACGGCGAGAGCGAGACCCAGGCGGCCGAGTTGGCCTCCGGTGCGCTCTTCGGCCGGGGGGAGCTCCGTGACCTGCCCGAGTCGACCCTCGCGGCCGCGCTGCGTGAGGCCGGTGCCGTGGAGGTCTCCCCGGAGACCACGCTGGTCGACGCCCTCATCGCCTCGGGACTGGCGGAGTCCAAGTCGGCCGCGCGTCGTGCCGTCGCGGACGGGGGAGCGTACGTCAACAACGAGCGGGTGGACGACCCCGACCAGACGTTCTCCGGCGACCAGTTGCTGCACGGCGGCTGGGTGGTCCTGCGCAAGGGCAAGCGCTCGGTGTCGGGCGTCCGCGTCGTCTGA
- a CDS encoding universal stress protein, with the protein MTIAVAYRPDDYGRAAVLWAAAKAEANKEKLVLITVSEIDPEFDEPEEIDLSEFTERFDLEGIEYEVRRAASLSVSDVVIDQAVDSGADRLVIGIRKRTPVGKMLMGRVTQMILLDAPMPVIAVKP; encoded by the coding sequence ATGACCATCGCCGTCGCGTACCGCCCGGACGACTACGGCCGCGCTGCGGTCCTGTGGGCCGCCGCCAAGGCCGAGGCGAACAAGGAGAAGCTCGTGCTGATCACGGTCAGCGAGATCGATCCGGAGTTCGACGAGCCGGAGGAGATCGACCTCTCCGAGTTCACCGAGCGCTTCGACCTCGAGGGCATCGAGTACGAGGTCCGCCGTGCTGCGTCGTTGTCGGTGTCCGACGTGGTCATCGACCAGGCCGTGGACTCGGGTGCCGATCGTCTGGTCATCGGCATCCGCAAGCGCACCCCCGTGGGCAAGATGCTCATGGGCCGCGTCACGCAGATGATCCTGCTCGACGCGCCGATGCCCGTCATCGCCGTCAAGCCCTGA
- a CDS encoding DsbA family oxidoreductase: MNNSSPRAVKVDIWSDIACPWCFVGKRRFERAVADWDGDVEVEFHSFELAPDTPVDFEGSEVDFLAHHKGMDPAQVAQMLQQMTVLAAEEGLSYDFDALRHTKTLLAHQALHFAKAHGRQSELKERLLSAYFEQGRHVGRIDELVELATEVGLDGEDLRRDLESGRYAADVDADIAQARAYGITGVPFFVFDGRLGVSGAQAPETFREVLERVVAEASA, translated from the coding sequence GTGAACAACTCCTCCCCCCGTGCGGTCAAGGTCGACATCTGGTCCGACATCGCCTGCCCCTGGTGCTTCGTCGGAAAACGCCGCTTCGAGCGGGCCGTCGCCGACTGGGACGGCGACGTCGAGGTCGAGTTCCACAGCTTCGAGCTCGCGCCCGACACGCCCGTCGACTTCGAGGGCAGCGAGGTGGACTTCCTGGCCCACCACAAGGGCATGGACCCCGCGCAGGTCGCGCAGATGCTGCAGCAGATGACAGTTCTGGCCGCCGAGGAGGGCCTGTCGTACGACTTCGACGCGCTGCGTCACACGAAGACGCTTCTCGCCCACCAGGCGTTGCACTTCGCCAAGGCGCACGGCCGCCAGAGCGAGCTGAAGGAGCGCCTGCTCTCGGCCTACTTCGAGCAGGGCCGCCACGTGGGACGGATCGACGAGCTCGTCGAGCTGGCCACGGAGGTCGGCCTGGACGGCGAGGACCTGCGCCGCGACCTCGAGTCGGGCCGGTACGCGGCCGATGTCGACGCCGACATCGCCCAGGCGCGCGCCTACGGGATCACCGGGGTGCCGTTCTTCGTGTTCGACGGTCGCCTCGGCGTCTCGGGCGCGCAGGCTCCCGAGACGTTCCGTGAGGTGCTCGAGCGCGTGGTCGCGGAGGCCTCGGCATGA
- a CDS encoding DNA-3-methyladenine glycosylase, translated as MPEVTERARDLVGRLLHGHGVVARITEVEAYGGIEDPASHAFVRTPRSEIMYGPPWRLYVYRIHGHHAANVVTGPTEQAAAVLIRAGEIVEGIEVARQRRGPVADHALARGPGNFTKALGITSLDLGTDLLEPVPVYLGERVDRPTLVAGPRVGVRLNADAPWRFWAEDDPTVSAYRRHPRA; from the coding sequence ATGCCCGAGGTCACCGAACGCGCGCGCGACCTGGTCGGCCGACTGCTGCACGGTCACGGCGTGGTCGCGCGCATCACCGAGGTCGAGGCGTACGGCGGGATCGAGGACCCGGCCTCGCACGCCTTCGTGCGGACACCGCGCTCCGAGATCATGTACGGCCCGCCGTGGCGGCTGTACGTCTACCGGATCCACGGGCACCACGCCGCGAACGTCGTGACGGGTCCGACCGAGCAGGCCGCCGCCGTCCTGATCCGCGCGGGGGAGATCGTCGAGGGCATCGAGGTGGCGCGACAGCGCCGCGGCCCCGTGGCCGATCACGCCCTCGCCCGCGGTCCGGGCAACTTCACCAAGGCGCTGGGGATCACGAGTCTGGACCTGGGAACGGACCTGCTCGAGCCGGTGCCGGTGTACCTCGGCGAGCGGGTCGATCGGCCCACGCTCGTGGCCGGTCCCCGGGTGGGTGTGCGGCTCAACGCCGACGCGCCGTGGCGGTTCTGGGCCGAGGACGACCCGACCGTGTCGGCCTACCGGCGCCACCCTCGGGCGTGA
- a CDS encoding SGNH/GDSL hydrolase family protein has product MSTSRRRSLTAVATLALAAALVAPTPATAAERPSPGHRKAPVPTERYVAMGDSFVSGPGIERQLDGCGRSDKNFVRLVAAGLRVASFKDASCGAAQTKNYWEPQVVNGYTNPAQLDALDRSTTLVTLGTMGGNDVGLVQLATQCIAVGCSTLPPEQYTAAIDALVPVYRRVIREVRARSPRAQIVAVGYGTYVPRERCAALGNATEADLAYLQGMIDRLSDMIGKVAREQRIAFVDMRAIKGWREHTACAEPADQWIRGLNPYGDGIPLHPSTTGMEQMGAQALKVISPLVARRAAERRVKAAAASVRVRAVCSGPRRSRKVTIRTTGGKGLVAVASFRVGRQWVGTDRRAPFSVKRTARWVKRQTARGPVRATVVLRAGDVRLRTTVATPRPPCLR; this is encoded by the coding sequence GTGTCCACTTCCCGCCGTCGTTCCCTGACCGCCGTCGCGACCCTCGCCCTCGCCGCCGCACTGGTGGCCCCGACCCCCGCCACCGCCGCCGAGCGGCCCTCCCCCGGACACCGGAAGGCGCCTGTCCCGACCGAGCGTTACGTCGCCATGGGCGACTCGTTCGTCTCCGGCCCCGGCATCGAGCGCCAGCTGGACGGGTGCGGGCGCAGTGACAAGAACTTCGTCCGTCTCGTCGCCGCCGGCCTGCGCGTGGCGTCGTTCAAGGACGCCAGCTGCGGGGCGGCGCAGACGAAGAACTACTGGGAGCCGCAGGTCGTCAACGGCTACACGAACCCGGCACAGCTCGACGCCCTGGATCGCAGCACCACGCTGGTCACCCTGGGGACCATGGGCGGCAACGACGTCGGCCTGGTGCAACTGGCCACGCAGTGCATCGCCGTCGGGTGCAGCACCCTTCCGCCGGAGCAGTACACCGCCGCCATCGACGCCCTCGTCCCCGTGTACCGACGGGTGATCCGCGAGGTCCGCGCGAGGTCCCCGCGCGCCCAGATCGTCGCGGTCGGCTACGGCACGTACGTGCCCCGCGAGCGGTGCGCGGCGCTCGGCAACGCGACGGAGGCCGACCTGGCCTACCTCCAGGGCATGATCGACCGACTGAGCGACATGATCGGCAAGGTCGCCCGGGAGCAGCGCATCGCCTTCGTGGACATGCGCGCGATCAAGGGCTGGCGGGAGCACACGGCCTGCGCCGAACCCGCCGACCAGTGGATCCGCGGTCTGAACCCCTACGGCGACGGCATACCGCTGCATCCCTCGACCACCGGCATGGAGCAGATGGGCGCCCAGGCCCTCAAGGTCATCAGCCCGCTGGTCGCGCGCCGCGCGGCGGAGCGACGGGTCAAGGCGGCTGCCGCGAGCGTTCGGGTGCGCGCCGTCTGCTCGGGTCCGCGCCGGAGCAGGAAGGTCACGATCCGCACCACCGGCGGGAAGGGACTCGTCGCGGTCGCCTCCTTCCGCGTCGGCCGCCAGTGGGTCGGCACCGACCGCCGAGCCCCGTTCTCGGTCAAGCGCACCGCGCGGTGGGTGAAGCGACAGACGGCGCGTGGCCCCGTGCGGGCCACCGTCGTGCTGCGCGCCGGGGACGTCCGACTGCGGACCACGGTGGCGACCCCGCGTCCGCCCTGCCTGCGCTGA
- a CDS encoding SGNH/GDSL hydrolase family protein: MPVSVSPWRSAIAALALAAPLLTVAPASATEGGVAPVWDRTANGERYVALGDSFVAGPGLPGTRDAGCGRSEVNLPSLLAAQLDVASFTDASCSAARTTHLWTHQQANDTRNPPQLAALGPDTTLVTLGPMGGNDVDVPGLAWTCVSVGCSQLPVEPLYAAIDELAPVYRSAIAEVRRRAPRAQILAIGYGVFVPDRSCDRLGQATPADLSHLQGVVDRLSDTIRTVAADEDVTFVDLRAMAGWDEHSACADPADQWIRGLEALEDGGAPLHPSALGMSAMATHVLKTIRPSETASPTEAEPAPPTEAESAPATAGPSAPPVVTPAPATPGPTTPTPAPTTRPRTATPPPPSSAQRVTAAAKSLRVRAQCVGPRQQRRVRLSVSGGHGLVTRATFRIGKRPIATDRRAPFATTRRESALRRAKVRGRVLAAVTLRHGAVVRTTTVSTRLPGCLR; the protein is encoded by the coding sequence ATGCCCGTCTCCGTCAGCCCGTGGCGCTCCGCGATCGCGGCGCTCGCCCTGGCCGCGCCGCTGCTGACCGTGGCGCCTGCCTCGGCCACCGAGGGCGGGGTCGCCCCCGTCTGGGACCGCACCGCGAACGGTGAGCGCTACGTGGCCCTGGGCGACTCCTTCGTCGCAGGTCCCGGCCTGCCGGGGACACGCGATGCCGGGTGCGGTCGCAGCGAGGTCAACCTGCCCAGCCTCCTGGCCGCGCAGCTCGACGTGGCGTCCTTCACCGACGCCAGCTGCAGTGCCGCCCGAACCACGCACCTCTGGACGCACCAGCAGGCCAACGACACGCGGAACCCTCCGCAGCTCGCGGCGCTGGGGCCGGACACGACCCTGGTCACCCTGGGCCCGATGGGCGGCAACGACGTGGACGTGCCCGGCCTGGCCTGGACCTGCGTCTCCGTCGGCTGCAGCCAACTGCCGGTCGAGCCCCTGTACGCGGCGATCGACGAGCTGGCCCCGGTCTACCGCTCGGCGATCGCGGAGGTGCGCCGGCGGGCGCCGCGGGCCCAGATCCTCGCGATCGGCTACGGCGTCTTCGTGCCGGACCGGTCCTGCGACCGACTCGGGCAGGCCACCCCCGCCGACCTGAGCCACCTGCAGGGCGTCGTGGATCGCTTGAGCGACACGATCCGCACCGTCGCCGCCGACGAGGACGTCACGTTCGTCGACCTGCGGGCGATGGCGGGTTGGGACGAGCACTCGGCCTGCGCCGATCCCGCCGACCAGTGGATCCGCGGGCTCGAGGCGTTGGAGGACGGTGGCGCCCCGTTGCACCCCTCGGCCCTGGGCATGTCCGCGATGGCGACGCACGTCCTGAAGACGATCCGGCCCTCCGAGACCGCCTCACCGACCGAGGCCGAGCCGGCCCCGCCGACCGAGGCCGAGTCCGCACCGGCGACCGCAGGTCCCTCCGCCCCGCCCGTGGTCACGCCCGCGCCGGCGACACCGGGACCGACGACGCCGACCCCCGCTCCCACCACCCGTCCGCGCACGGCGACACCTCCGCCGCCCTCGTCGGCGCAGCGTGTCACCGCGGCCGCGAAGTCGCTGCGGGTCCGTGCCCAGTGCGTCGGGCCGCGCCAGCAACGACGCGTCCGGCTGAGCGTCTCGGGCGGGCACGGACTGGTCACTCGGGCGACGTTCCGCATCGGCAAGCGGCCCATCGCGACCGATCGGCGGGCGCCCTTCGCGACCACCCGTCGCGAGTCGGCGTTGCGGCGCGCGAAGGTCCGAGGTCGAGTGCTGGCGGCGGTCACGCTGCGGCACGGCGCGGTGGTCCGCACCACCACCGTCTCGACGCGACTGCCGGGCTGCCTGCGCTGA
- a CDS encoding DUF2804 domain-containing protein, whose protein sequence is MSEIAQPVDLAVGRRLNPDAVGWTRRPLHRTSLPRTGRVKRWEYWGVVTRRFVLGLTIADLDYANLTQIYAYDRLRHREVSLDTTDLGPLRPGLPDTLPPFTASSGPLTFSDHGRGTRISVEHERVKVALEAVGGDDALGVVVPWSSRRFQYTLKEVARPVSGTIEVDGEREAVLAGWGVLDRGRGVWPYRMTWNWGAGIGDVSGRRIGLQVGGRWTDGTGQTENGLFVDGRLHHWTDDLTWEYDLEDPESTWTVTGPDLEAVLTPFHRRVASTQLGVIASRTHQAYGRWSGWARGSRGVSYRLDGLVGWAEEARNRW, encoded by the coding sequence ATGTCGGAGATCGCCCAGCCCGTCGACCTCGCGGTCGGTCGCCGTTTGAACCCGGACGCCGTCGGCTGGACCCGCCGCCCCCTCCACCGCACCAGCCTGCCGCGGACCGGGCGGGTCAAGCGTTGGGAGTACTGGGGCGTCGTGACGCGCCGCTTCGTGCTCGGACTGACGATCGCCGACCTGGACTACGCGAACCTCACGCAGATCTACGCCTACGACCGGCTGCGGCACCGCGAGGTCAGCCTCGACACCACCGATCTCGGTCCCCTGCGCCCCGGTCTGCCCGACACGCTCCCCCCGTTCACCGCGTCGAGCGGGCCGCTGACCTTCTCGGACCACGGTCGCGGCACGCGCATCAGCGTGGAGCACGAGCGCGTCAAGGTCGCGCTCGAGGCGGTCGGCGGGGACGACGCGCTCGGCGTCGTCGTCCCGTGGAGCTCGCGCCGCTTCCAGTACACGCTCAAGGAGGTCGCCCGTCCCGTCAGCGGCACCATCGAGGTCGACGGTGAGCGCGAGGCCGTCCTGGCCGGCTGGGGAGTCCTCGACCGTGGGCGCGGCGTGTGGCCCTACCGCATGACTTGGAACTGGGGAGCCGGCATCGGTGACGTCTCGGGGCGCCGGATCGGGCTGCAGGTGGGTGGCCGCTGGACCGACGGCACGGGCCAGACCGAGAACGGCCTCTTCGTCGACGGCCGCCTGCACCACTGGACGGACGACCTCACCTGGGAGTACGACCTCGAGGACCCGGAATCGACCTGGACGGTCACCGGACCGGACCTCGAGGCCGTCCTGACCCCGTTCCACCGACGGGTCGCGTCGACCCAGCTCGGCGTGATCGCCTCCCGCACGCACCAGGCGTACGGCCGGTGGTCCGGCTGGGCGCGGGGCAGCCGCGGCGTCAGCTACCGCCTGGACGGCCTCGTGGGCTGGGCCGAGGAGGCACGCAACCGCTGGTGA
- the argH gene encoding argininosuccinate lyase — MTDSPDLTPAVPGSADVEPADSRLWGGRFASGPSPELTELSRSTHFDWRLAPYDLAGSRAHARVLHAAGLLSDEDYAAMTEGIAALDGDVRSGAFRPEPGDEDVHSALERGLMERLGADLGGRLRAGRSRNDQVATLFRAYLRDHARQVASLVRELVEAIAGQAERHLGAPMPGRTHLQHAQPVLLSHHLLAHAWPLVRDLDRLREWDARVGAESPYGSGALAGSSLGLDPEAVAADLGFTGSAANSIDGTSSRDFVSEFAFVTAQIGVDVSRLAEEIIIWNTKEFDFVTLHDGYSTGSSIMPQKKNPDIAELARGKAGRLIGNVSGLLATLKALPLAYNRDLQEDKEPVFDSIDTLEVLLPAFTGMVATLEFNTTRMAELAPQGFALATDIAEWLVREGVPFRVAHELSGACVRVCEERGIELWDLSDEDFAAISPHLAGASEPGGVREVLTVAGSIASRDGRGGTAQARVTEQLAELRSRI, encoded by the coding sequence ATGACTGACTCGCCTGATCTGACCCCCGCCGTTCCCGGTTCCGCCGACGTCGAGCCCGCCGATTCGCGGCTCTGGGGCGGCCGGTTCGCCTCGGGCCCGTCGCCCGAGCTGACCGAGCTCTCGCGCTCGACCCACTTCGACTGGCGCCTGGCGCCCTACGACCTGGCCGGCTCGCGCGCCCACGCTCGGGTCCTGCACGCCGCGGGCCTGCTGTCGGACGAGGACTACGCCGCCATGACCGAGGGCATCGCCGCGCTCGACGGCGACGTCCGGTCCGGGGCGTTCCGTCCCGAGCCCGGTGACGAGGACGTGCACTCCGCGCTCGAGCGCGGCCTGATGGAGCGTCTCGGCGCCGATCTGGGTGGCCGCCTGCGGGCCGGACGCTCGCGCAACGACCAGGTCGCGACGCTCTTCCGTGCCTACCTGCGCGACCACGCGCGGCAGGTGGCCTCGCTGGTCCGTGAGCTCGTCGAGGCCATCGCCGGTCAGGCCGAGCGGCACCTCGGCGCTCCCATGCCGGGCCGCACCCACCTGCAGCACGCCCAGCCGGTCCTGCTGTCGCACCACCTGCTGGCGCACGCCTGGCCGCTCGTGCGCGACCTGGACCGCTTGCGCGAGTGGGACGCGCGCGTCGGCGCCGAGTCCCCGTACGGCTCGGGGGCCCTGGCCGGCTCGTCCCTGGGACTGGATCCCGAGGCCGTCGCAGCGGACCTGGGCTTCACGGGGTCGGCGGCCAACTCGATCGACGGCACGTCGTCGCGCGACTTCGTCTCGGAGTTCGCCTTCGTCACGGCCCAGATCGGCGTCGACGTCTCCCGCCTGGCCGAGGAGATCATCATCTGGAACACCAAGGAGTTCGACTTCGTCACGCTGCACGACGGGTACTCGACCGGGTCCAGCATCATGCCGCAGAAGAAGAACCCCGACATCGCCGAGTTGGCGCGGGGCAAGGCCGGTCGCCTCATCGGCAACGTCTCCGGTCTGCTGGCCACGCTCAAGGCGCTGCCGTTGGCCTACAACCGCGACCTGCAGGAGGACAAGGAGCCGGTCTTCGACTCGATCGACACGCTCGAGGTCCTGCTGCCGGCCTTCACCGGCATGGTCGCGACCCTGGAGTTCAACACCACCCGGATGGCCGAGCTCGCGCCGCAGGGCTTCGCGCTCGCGACCGACATCGCCGAGTGGCTCGTCCGTGAGGGCGTGCCGTTCCGCGTCGCCCACGAGCTCTCCGGCGCGTGCGTGCGCGTGTGCGAGGAGCGCGGCATCGAGCTGTGGGACCTCTCCGACGAGGACTTCGCGGCGATCTCGCCGCACCTGGCGGGCGCGTCCGAGCCCGGGGGAGTGCGGGAGGTCCTGACGGTCGCCGGCTCCATCGCCTCGCGCGACGGCCGCGGCGGCACCGCGCAGGCCCGGGTCACCGAGCAGCTGGCGGAGTTGCGCAGCCGCATCTGA
- a CDS encoding arginine repressor produces MTAPGGPAMIPATKAARQQLIVDLLGSCDVHSQGELVELLRERGVNATASTVSRDLDELDAVRVRQGDGTLVYAVPGEGGDRSVRAASDSSAAQTRLQRLLRELLVSAQSSANLVILRTPPGAAQFLASAIDHVQMTETLGTIAGDDTVMLIARDPSGGEALAAHLTSLARKVPLDD; encoded by the coding sequence ATGACGGCGCCCGGGGGCCCGGCGATGATTCCCGCGACGAAGGCGGCGCGTCAGCAGCTGATCGTCGATCTGCTGGGCTCGTGCGACGTCCACTCCCAAGGTGAGCTCGTCGAGCTCCTGCGCGAGCGGGGCGTCAACGCCACGGCCTCCACCGTCTCGCGCGACCTCGACGAGCTCGACGCGGTCCGCGTACGCCAGGGCGACGGCACGCTCGTCTACGCCGTCCCCGGTGAGGGCGGCGACCGCAGTGTCCGCGCGGCCTCCGACTCCTCGGCGGCACAGACCCGCCTGCAGCGGCTTTTGCGCGAGCTGCTGGTCTCGGCGCAGTCGTCGGCGAACCTCGTCATCTTGCGCACCCCGCCCGGGGCCGCGCAGTTCCTGGCCTCCGCGATCGACCACGTGCAGATGACCGAGACGCTCGGCACGATCGCCGGCGACGACACGGTCATGCTCATCGCGCGCGACCCCTCCGGCGGCGAGGCCCTCGCCGCCCATCTCACTTCCCTCGCCCGTAAGGTGCCCCTCGATGACTGA
- the argF gene encoding ornithine carbamoyltransferase, with product MTRHFLRDDDLSPAEQAEVLALATELKAEPYSRKPLAGPQSVVVLFDKSSTRTRVSFAVGVADLGGNPVVMDTGVTQVGRGEPIADTARVFGRMASAVVWRTYAQEGLEQMAQYAGVPVVNALSDDFHPCQILADWLTVIEHKGALAGLQVAYVGDGANNMGHSYVLGGATAGMHVRVGAPEGFQPDPAIVADAERIAARTGGSVTITADPVAAVAGADVVITDTWVSMGQEDEKAERVALFGDYSVTADLMAQADPDAIVLHCLPAYRGLEIAADVIDGPQSVVWDEAENRVHAQKAILTWLLERS from the coding sequence ATGACGCGGCACTTCCTGCGCGACGACGACCTGAGCCCGGCCGAGCAGGCCGAGGTGCTGGCGCTCGCCACCGAGCTCAAGGCCGAGCCGTACTCGCGCAAGCCGCTGGCCGGCCCGCAGTCCGTCGTGGTGCTGTTCGACAAGTCCTCGACCCGCACCCGGGTGTCCTTCGCCGTCGGCGTCGCCGATCTCGGCGGCAACCCCGTGGTGATGGACACCGGCGTCACGCAGGTCGGTCGCGGCGAGCCGATCGCCGACACCGCGCGCGTGTTCGGCCGCATGGCCAGCGCCGTCGTGTGGCGCACCTACGCCCAGGAGGGTCTGGAGCAGATGGCGCAGTACGCCGGCGTGCCGGTCGTCAACGCCCTCTCCGACGACTTCCACCCGTGCCAGATCCTGGCCGACTGGCTCACCGTGATCGAGCACAAGGGCGCGTTGGCCGGACTGCAGGTGGCCTACGTCGGCGACGGCGCGAACAACATGGGTCACTCGTACGTCCTGGGTGGCGCGACGGCGGGCATGCACGTCCGCGTGGGCGCTCCCGAGGGCTTCCAGCCCGATCCCGCGATCGTGGCCGACGCCGAGCGGATCGCGGCCCGGACCGGTGGTTCCGTGACGATCACGGCCGACCCCGTCGCTGCGGTCGCCGGCGCCGACGTCGTCATCACCGACACGTGGGTCTCGATGGGCCAGGAGGACGAGAAGGCCGAGCGGGTCGCCCTGTTCGGCGACTACTCCGTCACCGCCGACCTCATGGCGCAGGCGGACCCCGACGCGATCGTGCTGCACTGCCTGCCCGCGTACCGAGGGCTGGAGATCGCCGCCGACGTCATCGACGGACCGCAGTCGGTCGTGTGGGACGAGGCCGAGAACCGCGTCCATGCCCAGAAGGCGATCCTGACCTGGTTGTTGGAGCGGTCATGA
- a CDS encoding acetylornithine transaminase, which translates to MERYRSSLMNTFGDPLRVLVRGEGSHVWDADGNRYLDLLGGIAVNALGHGHPAILEAVTSQLQTLGHISNFFASAPQIELAEKLLELLDAGEAGGRVFFTNSGTEANEAAFKATRRTGRTTIVAAEGSFHGRTMGALALTSKAAYREPFEPLPGDVRWVPYGDAEALAAAVDETVAAVLLEPIQGEAGVIVPPDDYLAAARRITTEHGALLWLDEVQTGIGRTGDWFGHSPSGVRPDLVTLAKGLGGGLPIGALVALGDAGSLLGPGNHGTTFGGNPVATAAALAVLSTIESEDLLSATRSRGDQLTDGLGRHARVAAVTGRGLLRGVVLTEPRAADVQRAALDAGLIVNAPTPDRLRLAPPLILTEDEAADAVRTLSAVIDEVLA; encoded by the coding sequence ATGGAGCGGTACCGCTCGTCCCTCATGAACACGTTCGGCGATCCACTGCGGGTGCTCGTCCGCGGCGAGGGCTCCCACGTGTGGGACGCCGACGGCAATCGCTACCTCGACCTGCTCGGCGGCATCGCCGTGAACGCGCTGGGGCACGGTCACCCCGCGATCCTCGAAGCCGTCACGAGCCAGCTGCAGACGCTGGGCCACATCAGCAACTTCTTCGCCTCGGCCCCGCAGATCGAGCTGGCCGAGAAGCTGCTCGAGCTGCTCGACGCCGGCGAGGCCGGCGGCCGGGTGTTCTTCACGAACTCCGGCACCGAGGCGAACGAGGCCGCGTTCAAGGCCACCCGGCGCACCGGGCGCACCACGATCGTCGCCGCCGAGGGCTCGTTCCACGGCCGGACGATGGGCGCGCTGGCGCTGACGTCCAAGGCCGCGTACCGCGAGCCGTTCGAGCCGCTGCCCGGCGACGTCCGGTGGGTGCCGTACGGCGATGCCGAAGCGCTCGCCGCCGCCGTCGACGAGACCGTGGCCGCCGTGCTCCTCGAGCCGATCCAGGGTGAGGCCGGCGTCATCGTGCCGCCCGACGACTACCTGGCGGCCGCCCGCCGGATCACCACCGAGCACGGTGCGCTGCTGTGGCTCGACGAGGTCCAGACCGGCATCGGCCGCACCGGCGACTGGTTCGGTCACTCGCCCTCCGGGGTGCGGCCCGACCTGGTCACGCTGGCCAAGGGCCTGGGCGGAGGGCTGCCGATCGGTGCGCTCGTCGCGCTCGGCGACGCCGGCTCGCTGCTCGGGCCGGGCAACCACGGCACGACGTTCGGCGGCAACCCCGTCGCCACGGCGGCCGCTCTGGCGGTGCTGTCCACGATCGAGTCCGAGGACCTCCTCAGCGCGACGCGCAGCCGGGGCGACCAGCTCACCGACGGCCTGGGCCGCCATGCGCGGGTCGCGGCCGTGACGGGCCGGGGACTCCTGCGCGGTGTCGTGCTGACCGAGCCGCGGGCTGCCGACGTCCAGCGGGCGGCCCTCGACGCCGGGCTGATCGTCAATGCCCCGACTCCCGACCGGCTCCGGCTCGCGCCGCCGCTCATCCTCACCGAGGACGAGGCCGCCGATGCGGTCCGGACGCTGTCGGCCGTGATCGACGAGGTGCTGGCATGA